The following coding sequences are from one Prochlorococcus sp. MIT 1314 window:
- a CDS encoding ABC transporter permease, with protein sequence MISNLIHRKIFTLLKVQYSNMLEYRVEIALWAISGIIPFFMLNIWTNNNLNESINISNIMLSRYFLCAFFVRQFSVVWVVFTFEEDSLMGKVSPYLIQPLNPFFRYFAQHLAEQITRFPFALIIAIFFFTLNPESIWIPNIGTLFLSMISTFLSFLIQFLIQSIVACLCFWTEKASSIERLLFIPTLFLSGLLAPVVSFPEYVKSWIYLTPFPYLIDFPANLLSGNETNVSGGFIMQILWILLLFPVFRKIWSEGTKKYTAMGS encoded by the coding sequence ATGATATCTAATTTAATTCACCGTAAAATATTCACATTATTGAAGGTCCAATATTCAAACATGTTGGAATATAGGGTGGAGATTGCATTATGGGCAATTTCGGGGATTATTCCTTTTTTCATGTTAAACATATGGACAAATAATAACCTTAATGAATCGATAAACATTAGTAATATTATGCTTTCTAGGTATTTCTTATGTGCTTTTTTTGTAAGACAGTTTTCAGTAGTTTGGGTCGTATTTACTTTTGAAGAAGATTCTCTTATGGGGAAAGTATCCCCATATCTAATCCAACCTTTAAATCCATTTTTCAGGTATTTTGCACAACATCTTGCAGAACAAATTACAAGATTTCCATTCGCATTAATTATCGCAATTTTCTTTTTTACTCTAAATCCAGAAAGTATATGGATTCCAAATATCGGTACATTATTCTTATCGATGATATCTACTTTTTTATCTTTCTTAATTCAATTTTTAATTCAGTCAATAGTTGCATGTCTATGTTTCTGGACAGAAAAAGCTTCTTCAATCGAAAGATTGTTATTTATCCCAACTTTATTTTTATCAGGTCTTTTAGCTCCAGTAGTTTCATTCCCCGAATATGTTAAATCTTGGATTTATTTAACTCCTTTTCCATATCTAATCGATTTCCCTGCAAATTTACTATCTGGCAATGAAACAAATGTTAGTGGAGGTTTTATCATGCAAATTCTATGGATTCTTTTACTTTTCCCAGTATTTAGAAAAATATGGTCTGAAGGAACGAAAAAATATACTGCTATGGGATCATGA